One window of Brachybacterium ginsengisoli genomic DNA carries:
- a CDS encoding PPA1309 family protein: MTTPAQDPLDAPTAALAAAVLEIARHVEDGPLPAPRLFALARSAELMTASPSLAALLGADGETSRDELHLTPIDLDDGTATAKDPLAALERAQWPDLAAGGAIACDLAPTAWTAREDGAEGKLPADRPLRVVVGALEDGTTWSAVHHGGEDGYVLGTALLPEIAQALVQTFRPTA, translated from the coding sequence ATGACGACTCCGGCCCAGGACCCCCTCGACGCCCCGACCGCCGCGCTGGCGGCCGCCGTCCTCGAGATCGCCCGCCACGTGGAGGACGGCCCGCTTCCCGCTCCCCGACTGTTCGCCCTGGCACGCAGCGCCGAGCTGATGACCGCCTCCCCCTCGCTCGCCGCGCTTCTCGGTGCGGACGGCGAGACCTCCCGCGACGAGCTGCACCTGACCCCGATCGATCTGGACGACGGCACCGCGACGGCGAAGGATCCGCTGGCCGCGCTCGAGAGGGCGCAGTGGCCGGACCTGGCGGCCGGTGGTGCGATCGCCTGCGATCTCGCACCCACCGCCTGGACCGCCCGCGAGGACGGTGCCGAGGGCAAGCTCCCGGCCGATCGCCCGCTGCGCGTCGTGGTCGGCGCGCTGGAGGACGGCACCACCTGGTCGGCGGTGCACCACGGCGGCGAGGACGGCTACGTCCTCGGCACCGCGCTGCTCCCGGAGATCGCGCAGGCCCTGGTCCAGACCTTCCGCCCGACGGCCTGA
- a CDS encoding superoxide dismutase: MAEYTLPDLDYDYGALDPSISGKIMELHHSKHHATYVKGANTALEKLAAARENNDFATVNQFSKDLAFNLGGHTNHSIFWKNLSPEGGDKPTGELAAAIDEFFGSFDGFRAHFTAAALGIQGSGWAVLAYEPIGGNLVIEQFYDQQNGVPVATIPLFQLDMWEHAFYLDYQNVKADYVKAIWDIVNWADVQARFEAARSTGSGLVIPSV, from the coding sequence ATGGCGGAGTACACGCTTCCTGATCTCGATTACGACTACGGCGCGCTGGATCCCTCGATCTCGGGGAAGATCATGGAGCTGCACCACTCCAAGCACCACGCGACGTATGTGAAGGGTGCGAACACGGCGCTGGAGAAGCTGGCCGCGGCGCGCGAGAACAATGATTTCGCGACGGTGAACCAGTTCTCGAAGGATCTGGCGTTCAACCTCGGGGGTCACACGAACCACTCGATCTTCTGGAAGAACCTCTCGCCCGAGGGCGGCGACAAGCCGACCGGCGAGCTGGCGGCGGCGATCGATGAGTTCTTCGGGTCCTTCGATGGTTTCCGTGCGCACTTCACGGCGGCGGCTCTGGGGATCCAGGGTTCGGGCTGGGCTGTTCTGGCGTACGAGCCGATCGGTGGGAACCTGGTGATCGAGCAGTTCTACGATCAGCAGAACGGTGTGCCGGTGGCGACGATCCCGCTGTTCCAGCTGGACATGTGGGAGCACGCGTTCTACCTGGATTACCAGAACGTGAAGGCGGATTACGTGAAGGCGATCTGGGACATCGTGAACTGGGCGGATGTCCAGGCGCGGTTCGAGGCCGCGCGGTCCACCGGGTCGGGCCTCGTGATCCCGTCGGTCTGA
- a CDS encoding ATP-dependent helicase has product MATTARALPSSFSPATATWFEESFDAPTPAQSAAWEAIERGDDTLVVAPTGSGKTLAAFLTAIDSLAGRPAAPASRVVGPTSRRKRPVGSTKVLYLSPLKALGVDVERNLTSPLVGTARTAERLGIPHAPISVGVRTGDTPAAERRRLIAHPPDILITTPESLFLMLTSQARETLRGVDTVILDEVHAVAGSKRGVHLALSLARLDALLAAPAQRIGLSATVEPVDEVASFLTGTGRAREVTVVRPESTKRWDLTVSLPVADLQAIEPPADAVDDEDVSGTIWPHVERAVLERILAHRSTIVFTNSRSQAERLTGKLNRLHARRVAAASGDGEPGHEEAEQPEGVEDIARAHHGSMSKEVRAGIEEQLKGGTLRCVVATSSLELGIDMGAVDLVLQVAAPMSVSSLLQRVGRAGHDVGAVSTGSLHPLHAADVLRSAVAVQEAVSGRIEPLTVPRNALDVLAQHTVSAAAMDDLQIDDWFDLVRTAHPYRALPRSAFDQTIDLLAGRYPSTDFSELRPRLVHDHETGVLSGRPGAQRLAVTSGGTIPDRGLYPVHLVAGDDDSQPRRVGELDEEMVYESRRGDVITLGTTSWRIEEITASRVTVSPAFGLSGRIPFWHGDGDGRPASLGRAIAAAQSELSSLDRAEAEEQLGALGLETNARTVLLDHLAEQRRATGTVPGPQQLVVERFLDELGDWRVVLHCAYGQRITGPWALAVGARVEERYGLDGQVMAADDGIVLRIPHGEQPPGADLFVFTPEEIEEEVRRLVGSSALFAARFRECAARALLLPRRDPNQRSPLWQQRQRSSHLLEVARPHPDFPIMLEAARECLQDVYDLPALVELMTQVGRRRIEVREVETPAPSPFARSLLFGYLAQFIYDADAPLAERRTAALALDQSLLAELLGSVSLRELLDAEVIAEVEQRLQGLTAERALRGPEQIADTLRRLGPLPRAELARRGAEELDLDAALEELQRSRRILTVRLSGVEHLVAIEDAGLLRDALGTALPPGIPEAHLAPVDRAVAQLLSRWARGRGPFPAHAPVEAFGLAPGVARGALEQLTAERVLQQGEFTPGREGEEWVDAEVLRRIRRASLAASRKEIAPVEGPVYARFLGQWQHVAGRREDGRRGRATWHGQDGLLSVIDQLAGVSLPLSAWESQVLPARLPDLTPAMLDAAFASGELVWTGHGRLGGDDGWVRLHLADALPLGLDAAALEDSADALAAGSVAARVLALLRGTPGALRHGEILTALADDGAAVAPPELHEALWDLAFSGLLTNDSFEVLRSYNRGSGASRTARAPARSRSLSRRGAARLSAAMMRQGVSSVSELATGAAGAGRWSAVRVEAVDPSARSAALATLLLDRHGVVTRGAMDVEDIPGGFAAVYRVLAVLEENGSCRRGYFVDGLGASQFAPVEAVDRLRDREREAVSEESAGAGTTLALAATDPANPYGAALPWPSLTILPPEGTTVRPARRAGALVLLRDGAVAAVVDRGAKHLLWWAEDELTAEVAAQLVRAVAEDSRLPQLRIERINGHPIDAEAVASVGAALVEAGCYRSPKSIRLRAGDR; this is encoded by the coding sequence ATGGCCACGACCGCTCGGGCACTCCCGTCGTCCTTCTCCCCTGCCACGGCGACGTGGTTCGAGGAGTCCTTCGACGCGCCCACACCGGCGCAGTCCGCGGCATGGGAGGCGATCGAGCGGGGCGATGACACGCTCGTGGTCGCCCCGACCGGGTCGGGCAAGACGCTCGCCGCGTTCCTCACCGCGATCGACTCCCTCGCCGGGCGCCCGGCCGCACCGGCCTCCCGGGTGGTCGGCCCCACCTCCCGCCGGAAGCGACCGGTCGGGAGCACGAAGGTCCTGTACCTCTCCCCGCTCAAGGCGCTCGGCGTCGACGTGGAACGCAACCTCACCTCGCCCCTGGTGGGCACGGCACGCACCGCGGAACGCCTCGGCATCCCGCACGCGCCGATCAGCGTGGGCGTGCGCACGGGCGACACCCCGGCCGCGGAGCGCCGGCGCCTGATCGCGCATCCGCCGGACATCCTCATCACCACTCCCGAGTCGCTGTTCCTCATGCTCACCTCGCAGGCGCGGGAGACCCTGCGCGGCGTGGACACGGTGATCCTCGACGAGGTGCATGCGGTCGCGGGCTCGAAGCGCGGCGTGCATCTGGCGCTCTCGCTGGCCCGCCTCGATGCCCTGCTCGCCGCGCCCGCGCAGCGGATCGGACTCTCGGCGACCGTGGAGCCGGTGGACGAGGTCGCCTCCTTCCTCACCGGCACCGGGCGCGCCCGGGAGGTCACCGTGGTGCGACCGGAGTCCACCAAGCGCTGGGATCTCACGGTCTCGCTGCCGGTGGCGGACCTGCAGGCCATCGAGCCGCCCGCGGACGCGGTCGACGACGAGGACGTCTCCGGCACGATCTGGCCGCATGTCGAGCGGGCTGTGCTCGAGCGCATCCTCGCGCACCGTTCGACGATCGTCTTCACCAACTCCCGCAGCCAGGCCGAGCGGCTCACAGGGAAGCTGAACCGGCTCCACGCGCGTCGGGTCGCCGCCGCTTCGGGCGACGGGGAACCGGGGCACGAGGAGGCAGAGCAGCCTGAGGGGGTCGAGGACATCGCCCGCGCCCACCACGGCTCGATGTCCAAGGAGGTGCGGGCAGGGATCGAGGAGCAGCTGAAGGGCGGGACGCTGCGCTGCGTGGTGGCGACCTCCTCCCTCGAGCTGGGCATCGACATGGGCGCCGTGGATCTGGTGCTGCAGGTCGCCGCCCCGATGTCCGTCTCGAGCCTGCTGCAGCGGGTCGGTCGGGCCGGGCACGACGTCGGCGCCGTCTCCACCGGGTCGCTGCACCCGCTGCATGCCGCGGACGTGCTGCGCTCCGCGGTGGCGGTGCAGGAGGCCGTCTCCGGGCGCATCGAGCCGCTGACGGTGCCGCGCAACGCCCTGGACGTCCTCGCCCAGCACACCGTCTCCGCCGCGGCGATGGACGATCTGCAGATCGACGACTGGTTCGACCTGGTCCGCACCGCCCATCCCTACCGGGCGCTGCCGCGCTCGGCCTTCGACCAGACCATCGACCTGCTCGCCGGGCGCTACCCCTCCACCGACTTCTCCGAGCTGCGGCCGCGCCTGGTGCATGATCACGAGACCGGGGTCCTCTCTGGCCGCCCCGGCGCCCAGCGCCTCGCCGTCACCAGCGGCGGCACGATCCCGGATCGTGGGCTGTACCCCGTGCACCTGGTCGCCGGGGACGACGACTCCCAGCCCCGACGGGTGGGCGAGCTCGACGAGGAGATGGTCTACGAGTCCCGCCGCGGCGACGTGATCACGCTGGGCACCACGAGCTGGCGGATCGAGGAGATCACCGCGTCACGGGTGACCGTCTCCCCGGCCTTCGGCCTCTCGGGCCGGATCCCGTTCTGGCACGGAGATGGCGACGGCCGCCCCGCGAGCCTCGGCCGGGCGATCGCCGCCGCGCAGTCCGAGCTCTCCTCCCTGGACCGCGCCGAGGCGGAGGAGCAGCTCGGCGCCCTGGGCCTGGAGACGAACGCCCGCACCGTCCTGCTCGATCATCTCGCCGAGCAGCGCCGGGCCACGGGCACGGTGCCGGGCCCGCAGCAGCTCGTGGTGGAACGGTTCCTCGACGAGCTCGGCGACTGGAGGGTGGTGCTGCACTGCGCCTACGGGCAGCGGATCACCGGGCCGTGGGCACTCGCCGTCGGAGCGCGCGTGGAGGAGCGCTACGGCCTGGACGGCCAGGTGATGGCGGCCGACGACGGGATCGTGCTGCGCATCCCCCACGGCGAGCAGCCGCCCGGCGCGGACCTGTTCGTGTTCACGCCGGAGGAGATCGAGGAGGAGGTGCGCCGTCTCGTCGGCTCCTCCGCCCTGTTCGCCGCCCGGTTCCGGGAGTGCGCCGCCCGCGCCCTGCTGCTGCCGAGGCGGGACCCGAACCAGCGCTCCCCGCTGTGGCAGCAGCGCCAGCGCTCCTCGCATCTGCTCGAGGTGGCACGACCCCATCCCGACTTCCCGATCATGCTCGAGGCGGCGCGCGAATGCCTCCAGGACGTCTACGACCTTCCTGCCCTCGTCGAGCTCATGACGCAGGTGGGGCGGCGCCGCATCGAAGTGCGGGAGGTGGAGACCCCGGCGCCCTCCCCCTTCGCGCGCTCGCTGCTGTTCGGCTACCTCGCCCAGTTCATCTACGACGCCGACGCGCCGCTCGCCGAGCGCCGCACCGCCGCACTGGCGCTGGACCAGTCGCTGCTGGCCGAGCTGCTGGGCTCGGTGAGCCTGCGCGAGCTGCTGGATGCCGAGGTCATCGCCGAGGTGGAGCAGCGTCTCCAGGGCCTCACCGCGGAGCGTGCCCTGCGCGGCCCCGAGCAGATCGCGGACACGCTGCGCCGGCTCGGCCCGCTCCCCCGCGCCGAGCTCGCGCGGCGCGGGGCCGAGGAGCTCGACCTCGACGCGGCGCTCGAGGAGCTCCAGCGCTCCCGTCGGATCCTCACGGTGCGCCTGTCCGGGGTGGAGCACCTCGTCGCGATCGAGGACGCCGGCCTGCTGCGCGACGCCCTGGGCACCGCGCTGCCGCCCGGGATCCCCGAGGCGCACCTGGCCCCCGTCGACCGCGCCGTCGCCCAGCTCCTCTCCCGCTGGGCGAGGGGCCGCGGCCCCTTCCCGGCGCATGCCCCGGTGGAGGCCTTCGGCCTCGCCCCGGGCGTGGCACGGGGCGCGCTCGAGCAGCTCACCGCCGAGCGGGTGCTGCAGCAGGGCGAGTTCACTCCCGGCCGCGAGGGCGAGGAGTGGGTGGATGCCGAGGTGCTGCGCCGCATCCGTCGGGCGAGCCTCGCCGCCTCCCGCAAGGAGATCGCCCCCGTCGAGGGTCCTGTGTACGCACGGTTCCTCGGCCAGTGGCAGCATGTGGCGGGCCGGCGCGAGGACGGCCGACGGGGCCGCGCGACCTGGCACGGCCAGGACGGCCTGCTCTCGGTGATCGACCAGCTCGCCGGGGTCTCGCTGCCGCTGTCCGCCTGGGAGTCGCAGGTGCTGCCGGCCCGGCTGCCGGACCTGACCCCCGCGATGCTCGATGCCGCCTTCGCCTCCGGCGAGCTGGTGTGGACCGGGCACGGACGGCTGGGCGGGGACGACGGCTGGGTCCGGCTCCATCTCGCCGACGCGCTGCCGCTCGGGCTCGACGCCGCCGCGCTCGAGGACTCCGCTGACGCACTGGCCGCGGGGTCGGTCGCCGCGCGCGTGCTGGCCCTGCTGCGCGGGACGCCCGGGGCGCTGCGTCACGGCGAGATCCTCACCGCCCTGGCGGACGACGGCGCGGCGGTCGCCCCGCCGGAGCTGCACGAGGCACTGTGGGACCTCGCCTTCTCCGGGCTGCTGACCAACGACTCCTTCGAGGTGCTGCGGTCCTACAACCGGGGCTCTGGAGCCTCCCGCACCGCGCGGGCCCCGGCGCGCTCGCGATCGCTGTCCCGTCGCGGTGCCGCACGACTGTCCGCGGCGATGATGCGACAGGGGGTCTCCTCCGTCTCCGAGCTCGCGACCGGCGCGGCCGGGGCAGGCAGGTGGTCCGCGGTGCGGGTCGAGGCCGTGGATCCCTCGGCGCGGTCCGCGGCGCTCGCCACCCTGCTCCTGGACCGGCACGGGGTCGTCACCCGCGGCGCGATGGACGTGGAGGACATCCCCGGGGGCTTCGCCGCCGTCTACCGGGTGCTCGCGGTGCTCGAGGAGAACGGCAGCTGCCGCCGCGGCTACTTCGTGGACGGGCTGGGGGCCTCGCAGTTCGCCCCGGTCGAGGCCGTGGACCGGCTCCGCGACCGGGAGCGGGAGGCCGTGAGCGAGGAGTCCGCCGGTGCCGGGACCACCCTCGCCCTCGCGGCGACGGATCCGGCGAACCCCTACGGCGCCGCCCTGCCCTGGCCGTCGCTGACGATCCTGCCGCCCGAGGGCACCACAGTGAGGCCCGCCCGCCGGGCCGGAGCCCTCGTGCTGCTGCGCGACGGCGCGGTCGCGGCCGTGGTGGATCGGGGGGCGAAGCACCTGCTGTGGTGGGCGGAGGACGAGCTGACCGCCGAGGTCGCCGCGCAGCTGGTGCGCGCGGTCGCTGAGGACTCCCGACTCCCCCAGCTGCGGATCGAGCGGATCAACGGCCATCCGATCGACGCCGAGGCGGTCGCGTCGGTCGGCGCCGCCCTGGTGGAGGCCGGCTGCTACCGCTCCCCGAAGTCGATCCGCCTGCGCGCAGGAGACCGCTGA
- a CDS encoding C2 family cysteine protease has product MTEHRPRVRTWRRILRALALMWRARAAHLGVPTSEDGTGDGGAPPPAPGTHATALREDRGPLAPERLLRPRQGRLGDCWVMASMLAIHETAPERLRRLLVEEADGIVAVHLPGVSAPIRVDRRLPVDDRGVFQYGRRDGGNPGWVGVLEKAIALHVAGDYASLQRGFARFGLELLLGERVRTLLKMPSAAQIAAWRAEGRAIAASTHPLSPLVPTSAGPLPPSHVFAVVGADERTGHIHLRNPVRPADLLVLDARRFRRGFLSVDVTGPLR; this is encoded by the coding sequence ATGACTGAGCACCGCCCCCGCGTGCGCACCTGGCGCCGCATCCTGCGCGCGCTCGCCCTGATGTGGCGGGCGCGCGCTGCGCATCTCGGGGTGCCGACGTCGGAGGACGGCACCGGCGACGGCGGCGCTCCCCCGCCGGCCCCCGGGACGCACGCCACCGCGCTGCGCGAGGATCGTGGGCCCCTGGCTCCGGAGCGCCTGCTGAGGCCGCGGCAGGGACGGCTCGGGGACTGCTGGGTGATGGCCTCGATGCTCGCGATCCACGAGACCGCGCCGGAGCGTCTGCGCCGGCTGCTCGTCGAGGAGGCCGACGGGATCGTCGCCGTGCACCTGCCGGGGGTCTCGGCACCGATCCGGGTGGACCGCCGGCTACCCGTCGATGACCGGGGCGTTTTCCAGTACGGGCGGCGCGACGGCGGGAACCCTGGCTGGGTGGGCGTGCTGGAGAAGGCGATCGCCCTCCATGTCGCCGGGGACTACGCCTCTCTGCAGCGCGGCTTCGCCCGCTTCGGTCTCGAGCTGCTGCTGGGTGAGCGGGTGCGCACCCTGCTGAAGATGCCGAGCGCCGCACAGATCGCGGCCTGGCGCGCCGAGGGACGGGCGATCGCCGCCTCGACGCATCCGCTGAGCCCGCTCGTGCCGACCTCCGCCGGGCCGCTGCCGCCGAGCCATGTGTTCGCGGTCGTCGGCGCCGACGAGCGCACCGGGCACATCCACCTGCGGAACCCGGTGCGCCCGGCCGACCTCCTGGTGCTCGACGCCCGGAGATTCCGCCGCGGCTTCCTCTCGGTGGACGTCACCGGTCCGCTGCGCTGA
- a CDS encoding single-stranded DNA-binding protein: protein MRDIQTIIMGNATADPTAHTQEDGSITAKLRVAVTGRYYNASQQDYSDRKTEFLTVFVRRQVARNVLLSVRKGQPLIISGRLHTSEWTGEDGAPRFTLNLQAESVGHDLTYGTAAFRRPLRGGDTPDIDPYTGAMVDLGAGPAKDTEEDGDRPDGDPLTEEESSAEELATAPF from the coding sequence ATGCGGGACATCCAGACGATCATCATGGGCAACGCGACCGCGGACCCCACCGCCCACACGCAGGAGGACGGCTCCATCACCGCCAAGCTGCGGGTCGCCGTCACCGGGCGCTACTACAACGCCTCCCAGCAGGACTACTCCGATCGGAAGACCGAGTTCCTGACGGTGTTCGTGCGGCGCCAGGTCGCACGCAACGTGCTGCTGTCGGTGCGCAAGGGCCAGCCGCTGATCATCAGCGGCCGGCTCCACACCTCGGAGTGGACGGGGGAGGACGGTGCGCCGCGCTTCACGCTGAACCTCCAGGCCGAGTCCGTCGGCCACGATCTCACCTACGGCACGGCGGCCTTCCGTCGACCGCTGCGCGGTGGTGACACCCCGGACATCGATCCGTACACCGGCGCCATGGTCGATCTGGGAGCAGGTCCGGCGAAGGACACGGAGGAGGACGGCGACCGCCCGGATGGCGATCCGCTCACAGAGGAGGAGAGCTCGGCGGAGGAGCTCGCCACGGCGCCCTTCTGA
- a CDS encoding SGNH/GDSL hydrolase family protein, translating into MTTPAAPAPRTLLFIGDSITDAGRREDPEELGHGYVRLLAEHFAAHEPTATVINRGIGGNKASHLVERFDADCLEHRPDLVTLYVGVNDSWHRFTRGEHVLDEDFERDYRHLLDQLAATVPEAPVVVIVPFVADIDELTTTIHSDLDGKVAIIRALAEERGLALVDLEEVLATALAAGHTTASIAADGVHPTPPGHRLIADAWLDAVGR; encoded by the coding sequence ATGACGACCCCCGCCGCCCCCGCGCCGCGAACACTCCTGTTCATCGGCGATTCCATCACCGACGCCGGCCGCCGCGAGGATCCGGAGGAGCTCGGGCACGGCTACGTGCGTCTGCTCGCCGAGCACTTCGCCGCGCACGAGCCCACCGCCACCGTGATCAACCGGGGCATTGGCGGGAACAAGGCCTCCCATCTGGTGGAGCGCTTCGACGCGGACTGCCTCGAGCATCGCCCCGATCTGGTGACCCTCTACGTCGGCGTGAACGACTCCTGGCACCGCTTCACCCGCGGCGAGCACGTCCTCGACGAGGACTTCGAGCGGGACTACCGCCACCTGCTCGACCAGCTCGCCGCCACCGTGCCGGAGGCACCCGTGGTGGTGATCGTCCCCTTCGTCGCGGACATCGACGAGCTGACCACCACGATCCACAGCGATCTGGACGGCAAGGTCGCGATCATCCGCGCCCTGGCCGAGGAGCGCGGGCTCGCCCTCGTGGATCTCGAGGAGGTGCTGGCGACCGCCCTGGCAGCGGGGCACACCACCGCGAGCATCGCGGCCGACGGCGTGCATCCCACCCCTCCCGGGCACCGCCTCATCGCCGACGCCTGGCTCGACGCCGTCGGGCGCTGA
- a CDS encoding UPF0182 family membrane protein, with product MPRPRPRPAPDSSSSGPRRVSPLAITVGVLVILVVALVIASEVWTKYLWTSQLGFTDVLLTRWGTQAVLFLGGAVLFAVPLFLSLRMAYSRRPVYPPVTREQEALEQFRAAVDPLRRGLTYGAPVVIGAFGGLALSRRWQDVQLFLHPQDFGEADPIFNNDIGFYVFTLPLIDMIISFGQFVLLVSIVGALVGHFIYGGVSWGQENGLEVTRSARRHLGILATIYVLLLGAGHWFQRYDLLTAVHSRFEGASYADVKAILPAQTILAIASIVVAALFVVWIFRSDWRIPAIGAGLMILSTLVVGNLYPWAIQQFQVQPNERALEQPYIQHNIDATRSAFNLEDVNEVPYTASTDAESGALREDASTTAQIRLMDPNIISPTFGQREANRRYWGFDDVLSVDRYEIDGELQDTVVGVRELRPDKFGLSDRSWVDQHIIYTHGYGTAAAHGNRRNADGEPSFLQSGVPGDGAFGTYEERVYFGRHSPDYSIVGAAEGATPEEFDYQRGGTDDEEGGDQVYNTFQGDGGPSVGGFMNQLLYAIKFRDPNIVISNYLNDESQILYDRDPQQRVREVAPFLSLDSQMYPAVVDDQLVWVVDGYTSTTEYPYAQSVNLDQTVDDSQTDPNATAANRDRSANYMRNSVKATVNAFDGSVTLYTWDTEDPILKSWSEVFPEALKPASEISGELMSHLRYPADYFKAQRQILSTYHVTDADDFFTQQDFWQVSPDPTVAAPTNPDGSAGEQAPQPPMYLTMQMPDADSPRFMLSSSFIPSEGQSVLTGYLAVDSETGDTQGNPAESFGDMTLLVLPTSNPVNGPGQVQATFNAEPNVSQALNLLKSGNSEVINGNLLTLPVGGGLLYVQPVYLQSSQTGGGTQYPLLQMVLVSFGEKIGFAPTLDEALDLVFGGDSGATAGDAEVSDTDAPSGTADTQTGEGTVDEGEDAPADGGEESPAPAADGTAQERLDSALKDMDTAVTKSETAMAEGDWTAYGEAQKELSDALNRAIAANEELGGSGVPAQPSDGGGG from the coding sequence ATGCCCCGGCCGCGCCCCCGGCCGGCCCCTGATTCGAGTTCGAGCGGTCCCCGGAGGGTCTCGCCGCTGGCCATCACGGTGGGGGTCCTCGTCATCCTCGTGGTGGCGCTGGTGATCGCCTCCGAGGTGTGGACCAAGTATCTGTGGACCTCTCAGCTGGGCTTCACCGATGTGCTGCTCACGCGCTGGGGCACCCAGGCGGTGCTGTTCCTCGGAGGGGCCGTGCTGTTCGCGGTCCCGCTGTTCCTCAGCCTGCGGATGGCCTACTCGCGTCGTCCGGTGTATCCGCCGGTCACGCGGGAGCAGGAGGCGCTGGAGCAGTTCCGCGCCGCCGTGGACCCGCTGCGACGCGGTCTCACCTATGGCGCCCCGGTGGTCATCGGTGCCTTCGGCGGTCTCGCGCTCTCGCGCCGCTGGCAGGACGTCCAGCTGTTCCTGCACCCGCAGGACTTCGGCGAGGCCGACCCGATCTTCAACAATGACATCGGCTTCTACGTCTTCACGCTGCCGCTGATCGACATGATCATCTCCTTCGGGCAGTTCGTGCTGCTGGTCTCGATCGTCGGTGCCCTGGTGGGTCACTTCATCTACGGGGGAGTCAGCTGGGGGCAGGAGAACGGGCTCGAGGTCACCCGCTCGGCCCGTCGCCATCTCGGGATCCTCGCTACCATCTACGTGCTGCTCCTCGGCGCCGGCCACTGGTTCCAGCGCTACGACCTCCTCACCGCGGTCCACTCGCGGTTCGAGGGCGCCTCGTACGCCGACGTCAAGGCGATCCTCCCCGCCCAGACCATCCTCGCGATCGCCTCGATAGTGGTGGCCGCGCTGTTCGTGGTGTGGATCTTCCGCTCCGACTGGCGCATCCCCGCGATCGGCGCCGGCCTGATGATCCTGTCGACCCTGGTGGTCGGCAACCTCTACCCCTGGGCGATCCAGCAGTTCCAGGTCCAGCCCAACGAGCGTGCGCTCGAGCAGCCGTACATCCAGCACAACATCGATGCGACCCGCTCCGCGTTCAACCTCGAGGACGTCAACGAGGTCCCGTACACGGCGAGCACCGACGCGGAGTCGGGGGCGCTGCGCGAGGATGCCTCGACCACGGCGCAGATCCGGCTCATGGACCCCAACATCATCTCGCCGACCTTCGGCCAGCGTGAGGCGAACCGTCGGTACTGGGGCTTCGACGACGTGCTCAGCGTCGACCGCTACGAGATCGATGGCGAGCTGCAGGACACCGTGGTGGGCGTGCGTGAGCTGCGCCCGGACAAGTTCGGCCTGTCCGACCGCTCCTGGGTCGATCAGCACATCATCTACACCCACGGCTACGGCACTGCGGCCGCGCACGGCAACCGTCGCAACGCCGACGGCGAGCCCAGCTTCCTGCAGTCCGGCGTGCCGGGCGACGGGGCGTTCGGCACGTACGAGGAGCGCGTCTACTTCGGTCGCCACTCCCCGGACTATTCGATCGTGGGCGCCGCTGAGGGGGCCACCCCGGAGGAGTTCGACTACCAGCGCGGCGGCACCGATGACGAGGAGGGCGGCGACCAGGTCTACAACACCTTCCAGGGCGACGGCGGCCCCTCCGTCGGCGGCTTCATGAACCAGCTGCTCTACGCGATCAAGTTCCGCGATCCGAACATCGTCATCTCGAACTACCTCAACGACGAGTCGCAGATCCTCTACGACCGCGACCCGCAGCAGCGGGTACGCGAGGTGGCGCCGTTCCTGTCGCTCGACTCCCAGATGTACCCGGCCGTCGTGGACGACCAGCTGGTGTGGGTGGTCGACGGCTACACCTCGACCACCGAGTACCCGTACGCCCAGTCGGTGAATCTCGACCAGACCGTCGACGACTCGCAGACCGATCCCAACGCCACCGCGGCCAACCGTGACCGCTCGGCGAACTACATGCGCAACTCCGTCAAGGCGACGGTCAACGCCTTCGACGGTTCCGTGACCCTGTACACCTGGGACACGGAGGACCCGATCCTGAAGTCCTGGTCGGAGGTGTTCCCCGAGGCGCTGAAGCCGGCGTCCGAGATCAGCGGCGAGCTCATGTCGCATCTGCGCTATCCCGCGGACTACTTCAAGGCGCAGCGTCAGATCCTGTCGACCTACCACGTCACCGATGCGGATGACTTCTTCACCCAGCAGGATTTCTGGCAGGTCTCGCCCGACCCCACCGTCGCCGCGCCGACCAACCCGGACGGCTCGGCGGGGGAGCAGGCTCCTCAGCCTCCGATGTATCTGACCATGCAGATGCCGGATGCCGACTCCCCGAGATTCATGCTCTCCTCGAGCTTCATCCCCTCCGAGGGGCAGAGCGTCCTGACCGGCTATCTGGCCGTGGACTCCGAGACCGGAGACACGCAGGGCAACCCGGCAGAGAGCTTCGGGGACATGACCCTGCTGGTCCTGCCCACCTCGAACCCGGTCAACGGGCCGGGCCAGGTGCAGGCGACCTTCAACGCGGAGCCGAACGTCTCACAGGCGCTGAACCTGCTGAAGTCCGGCAACTCCGAGGTCATCAACGGCAACCTCCTCACGCTGCCGGTCGGCGGCGGCCTGCTGTACGTGCAGCCGGTCTACCTGCAGTCCTCGCAGACGGGTGGCGGCACGCAGTATCCGCTGCTGCAGATGGTGCTGGTCTCCTTCGGCGAGAAGATCGGCTTCGCGCCGACCCTCGACGAGGCCCTGGACCTCGTCTTCGGCGGTGACTCGGGAGCGACCGCCGGCGATGCCGAGGTCTCCGACACCGACGCGCCCTCCGGCACGGCGGACACACAGACGGGAGAGGGCACCGTCGACGAGGGGGAGGACGCCCCGGCCGACGGCGGGGAGGAGTCCCCGGCCCCGGCGGCCGACGGCACCGCCCAGGAGCGGCTCGACTCCGCGCTGAAGGACATGGACACGGCCGTGACCAAGTCCGAGACGGCGATGGCCGAGGGTGACTGGACCGCCTACGGCGAGGCCCAGAAGGAGCTCTCGGACGCCCTGAACCGGGCGATCGCGGCGAACGAGGAGCTCGGCGGGAGCGGAGTCCCGGCCCAGCCCTCCGACGGCGGAGGCGGCTGA